The Mycobacterium seoulense genome has a window encoding:
- a CDS encoding bifunctional 3,4-dihydroxy-2-butanone-4-phosphate synthase/GTP cyclohydrolase II, with translation MTRLDSVERAVADVAAGKAVVVIDDEDRENEGDLIFAAEKATPELVAFMVRYTSGYLCVPLDGAICDRLGLLPMYAVNQDKHGTAYTVTVDARNGVGTGISASDRATTMRLLADPASVANDFTRPGHVVPLRAKDGGVLRRPGHTEAAVDLARMAGLQPAGAICEIVSQKDEGSMAQTDELRVFADEHDLALITIADLIEWRRKHEKHIERIAEARIPTRHGEFRAIGYASIYEDVEHVALVRGEIAGPNADGDDVLVRVHSECLTGDVFGSRRCDCGPQLDAAMAMVAREGRGIVLYMRGHEGRGIGLMHKLQAYQLQDAGEDTVDANLKLGLPADARDYGIGAQILVDLGVRSMRLLTNNPAKRVGLDGYGLHIIERVPLPVRANAENIRYLMTKRDKMGHDLAGLDDFHESVHLPGEFGGAL, from the coding sequence ATGACGAGGTTGGACTCCGTCGAGAGGGCGGTTGCCGACGTTGCGGCCGGTAAGGCCGTGGTCGTCATCGACGACGAGGACCGCGAGAACGAAGGCGACCTGATCTTCGCCGCCGAAAAGGCGACGCCGGAGCTGGTGGCGTTCATGGTGCGCTACACCTCGGGGTACCTGTGCGTCCCGCTGGACGGCGCGATCTGCGACCGGCTGGGCCTGCTGCCCATGTACGCGGTGAACCAGGACAAGCACGGCACGGCCTACACCGTCACCGTCGACGCAAGAAACGGTGTGGGGACGGGGATCTCGGCCTCCGATCGCGCCACCACCATGCGCCTGCTGGCCGATCCCGCCAGCGTCGCCAACGATTTCACCCGCCCCGGCCATGTGGTTCCGTTGCGCGCCAAGGACGGCGGCGTGTTGCGCCGCCCCGGCCACACCGAGGCCGCCGTCGACCTGGCCCGGATGGCCGGATTGCAGCCCGCGGGCGCGATCTGCGAGATCGTCAGCCAAAAGGACGAGGGCTCGATGGCGCAGACCGACGAGTTGCGGGTCTTCGCCGACGAGCACGACCTCGCGCTGATCACCATCGCCGATCTGATCGAGTGGCGGCGCAAGCACGAGAAGCACATCGAGCGGATCGCCGAGGCCCGCATACCGACCCGGCACGGCGAGTTCCGCGCCATCGGCTACGCGAGCATCTATGAGGACGTCGAACACGTGGCGCTGGTGCGCGGTGAGATCGCGGGGCCGAATGCCGACGGCGACGACGTGCTGGTCCGCGTGCACTCCGAGTGCCTGACCGGTGACGTCTTCGGTTCCCGCCGCTGCGATTGCGGGCCCCAACTCGACGCGGCGATGGCGATGGTCGCGCGAGAGGGGCGCGGCATCGTGCTCTACATGCGCGGCCACGAGGGCCGCGGCATCGGTCTGATGCACAAACTGCAGGCCTACCAGCTGCAGGATGCCGGCGAGGACACCGTCGACGCCAATCTCAAACTCGGATTGCCCGCCGACGCACGGGATTACGGAATCGGGGCGCAGATCCTGGTCGATCTCGGGGTCCGCTCGATGCGGCTGCTGACCAACAATCCGGCCAAGCGGGTCGGGCTGGATGGCTACGGCCTGCACATCATCGAGCGGGTGCCGCTGCCGGTGCGCGCCAACGCGGAGAACATCCGCTACCTGATGACCAAGCGTGACAAGATGGGCCACGACCTGGCGGGCTTGGACGATTTCCACGAATCCGTCCATCTGCCAGGCGAATTCGGTGGTGCTTTGTGA
- the ribH gene encoding 6,7-dimethyl-8-ribityllumazine synthase: MSPAAGVPDFPPLDASGLRLAIVASTWHTEICDALLAGARKVASESGIDDPTVVRVIGAIEIPVVAQELTRNHDAVVALGVVIRGQTPHFDYVCDAVTQGLTRVSLDSSTPVANGVLTTDTEEQALDRAGLPESAEDKGAQATGAALQTALTLRDLRARS, encoded by the coding sequence ATGAGCCCTGCGGCGGGAGTGCCGGATTTTCCCCCGTTGGACGCATCCGGTCTGCGCCTGGCCATCGTCGCGAGCACCTGGCACACCGAAATCTGCGACGCGCTCCTGGCCGGTGCGCGCAAGGTGGCGTCCGAGTCGGGTATCGACGACCCGACGGTGGTCCGGGTGATCGGCGCGATCGAGATCCCGGTGGTGGCGCAGGAACTGACCCGCAACCACGACGCCGTGGTCGCCCTGGGTGTGGTAATCCGCGGCCAGACACCGCATTTCGACTATGTGTGCGATGCCGTGACGCAGGGACTGACCCGGGTCTCGCTGGACTCTTCCACCCCGGTGGCCAACGGGGTGCTGACCACCGACACCGAGGAGCAGGCCCTGGACCGCGCTGGCCTGCCGGAATCGGCCGAGGACAAGGGCGCCCAGGCGACCGGCGCGGCACTGCAGACCGCGCTGACACTGCGTGACCTGCGCGCCCGGTCGTGA
- a CDS encoding PH domain-containing protein, with translation MTDREEWDVELRPHRTPIFVYGAAFTIVAVHVAIGFLLKVGSTGVVFHTSDQVAMALLGVVLAGVILLFARPRLRVGAAGMSVRNLLGDKLIEWPDVAGISFPAGNRWARLDLPDDEYIPVMAIQAVDKERAVNAMDTVRSLLARYRPDLRTH, from the coding sequence GTGACCGACCGCGAGGAATGGGACGTCGAGTTGCGTCCCCACCGCACGCCGATATTCGTCTACGGCGCGGCATTCACCATCGTCGCGGTGCACGTCGCGATCGGCTTTCTGCTCAAGGTCGGCTCCACCGGGGTGGTTTTCCACACCAGCGACCAAGTGGCGATGGCGCTGCTCGGTGTGGTCCTGGCGGGCGTGATCCTGCTGTTCGCCCGGCCGCGGCTTCGAGTCGGGGCGGCCGGAATGTCGGTGCGTAACCTGTTGGGCGACAAGCTTATCGAATGGCCAGACGTCGCCGGGATCTCGTTCCCGGCGGGCAATCGCTGGGCGCGCCTCGACCTGCCCGACGACGAGTACATCCCCGTGATGGCCATTCAGGCCGTCGACAAGGAGCGCGCGGTCAACGCGATGGACACCGTGCGGTCGCTGCTCGCGCGGTATCGGCCCGACCTGCGTACCCACTGA
- a CDS encoding hemophore-related protein, which yields MFKRSLTRLAIGVGGLALASTAAAGVASAAPDYGPMINTTCSYDQAMRAVHAENPMAAQYLDQSPPNQQFLQQYLASSPDQRVNLLHAIEHNQGAQQALPIFQQMMTDCKNF from the coding sequence ATGTTCAAGCGCTCGTTGACCAGGCTCGCGATCGGGGTCGGCGGTCTGGCATTGGCGTCGACCGCCGCCGCTGGGGTCGCATCAGCTGCCCCCGACTACGGCCCGATGATCAACACGACCTGCAGTTACGACCAGGCCATGCGGGCCGTGCACGCGGAAAACCCGATGGCCGCTCAGTACCTCGACCAGTCGCCACCGAACCAGCAGTTCCTGCAGCAGTACCTGGCCTCGTCGCCGGATCAGCGCGTGAACCTGCTGCACGCCATCGAGCACAACCAGGGCGCGCAGCAGGCTTTGCCGATCTTCCAGCAGATGATGACCGACTGTAAGAACTTCTGA
- the uvrC gene encoding excinuclease ABC subunit UvrC, which yields MPDPATYRPPSGSIPVEPGVYRFRDAHGRVIYVGKAKSLRSRLTSYFADVAGLHPRTRQMVTTAAKVEWTVVNTEVEALQLEYNWIKEFDPRFNVRYRDDKSYPVLAVTLNEEFPRLMVYRGPRRKGVRYFGPYSHAWAIRETLDLLTRVFPARTCSAGVFKRHKQIDRPCLLGYIDKCSAPCVGRVSAEQHRQIVDDFCDFLSGKTDRFARELEQRMHAASDELDFERAARLRDDLGALKRAMEKQAVVLGDGTDADVVAFADDELEAAVQVFHVRGGRVRGQRGWIVEKSAEAGDSGEEQLVEQFLTQFYGEQAELGGQDNQGADEAANPVPREVLVPCLPSNSGELTSWLSGLRGSRVALRVPRRGDKRALAETVQRNAKEALQQHKLKRAGDFNARSAALQNIQDALGLADAPLRIECVDISHVQGTDVVGSLVVFEDGLPRKSDYRHFGIREAAGQGRSDDVASIAEVTRRRFARHLSEQNDPNMLSPEGKSRRFAYPPNLYVVDGGAPQVNAASAVLEDLGVTDVAVIGLAKRLEEIWVPSEPDPVIMPRNSEGLYLLQRIRDEAHRFAITYHRSKRSKRMTASALDSVPGLGEHRRKALVTHFGSIARLKEATVDQITAVPGIGVATATAVLEALRPEQPAEAE from the coding sequence GTGCCAGATCCCGCCACCTACCGCCCCCCGTCCGGGTCCATCCCGGTCGAGCCGGGCGTCTATCGATTCCGGGATGCGCACGGGCGGGTCATCTACGTCGGCAAGGCCAAGAGCCTGCGCAGCCGGCTGACGTCGTACTTCGCCGACGTCGCCGGCCTGCACCCGCGAACCCGACAGATGGTGACCACCGCCGCCAAGGTGGAGTGGACGGTGGTCAACACCGAAGTCGAGGCGTTGCAGCTCGAATACAACTGGATCAAGGAGTTCGATCCGCGCTTCAACGTCCGCTACCGCGACGACAAGTCCTACCCGGTGCTGGCCGTCACCCTCAACGAAGAGTTTCCCCGGCTGATGGTCTACCGCGGCCCGCGCCGCAAGGGCGTCCGCTATTTCGGGCCCTACTCCCACGCGTGGGCGATCCGGGAGACGCTGGACCTGCTCACCCGGGTGTTCCCGGCCCGTACCTGTTCGGCCGGTGTGTTCAAGCGGCACAAGCAGATCGACCGCCCGTGCCTGCTCGGCTACATCGACAAGTGCTCGGCGCCGTGCGTCGGGCGGGTCAGCGCCGAGCAGCACCGCCAGATCGTCGACGACTTCTGCGACTTCTTGTCCGGCAAGACCGACCGGTTCGCCCGCGAGCTGGAACAGCGGATGCACGCCGCCTCCGACGAACTCGACTTCGAGCGGGCGGCCCGCCTTCGTGACGACCTGGGCGCCCTCAAGCGCGCCATGGAAAAGCAGGCCGTGGTGCTCGGCGACGGCACCGACGCCGACGTGGTCGCCTTCGCCGACGACGAGCTGGAGGCGGCGGTCCAGGTGTTCCACGTCCGCGGCGGCCGGGTGCGCGGCCAGCGCGGCTGGATCGTCGAAAAGTCGGCCGAGGCCGGTGATTCCGGCGAGGAGCAGTTGGTCGAGCAGTTCCTGACGCAGTTCTACGGCGAGCAGGCCGAACTGGGTGGCCAGGACAACCAAGGGGCCGACGAAGCGGCCAACCCGGTGCCGCGCGAGGTGCTGGTGCCCTGCCTGCCGTCGAACTCCGGGGAATTGACCAGCTGGCTGTCCGGCCTGCGCGGTTCGCGGGTCGCGCTGCGGGTCCCGCGCCGCGGCGACAAGCGGGCGCTGGCCGAGACCGTGCAACGCAACGCCAAAGAGGCGCTGCAGCAGCACAAGCTGAAGCGCGCCGGCGACTTCAACGCGAGATCGGCTGCCCTGCAGAACATTCAGGATGCCCTCGGGCTGGCCGATGCGCCGCTGCGCATCGAATGCGTCGACATCAGCCACGTCCAGGGCACCGACGTGGTGGGTTCGTTGGTGGTGTTCGAGGATGGCCTGCCGCGCAAGTCGGACTACCGCCACTTCGGGATCCGCGAAGCCGCGGGGCAGGGACGCTCCGACGACGTCGCCTCGATCGCCGAGGTGACCCGCCGCCGGTTCGCGCGGCACCTGAGCGAGCAGAACGACCCGAATATGCTTTCGCCCGAAGGGAAATCCCGCCGGTTCGCCTATCCGCCCAATCTCTACGTCGTCGACGGTGGCGCGCCGCAGGTCAATGCGGCCAGCGCCGTGCTGGAAGACCTGGGCGTCACCGACGTCGCGGTGATCGGCCTGGCCAAGCGGCTGGAAGAGATATGGGTGCCGTCCGAGCCGGATCCGGTCATCATGCCGCGCAACAGCGAGGGCCTCTATCTGCTGCAGAGGATTCGTGACGAGGCGCACCGGTTCGCCATCACCTACCATCGCAGCAAGCGATCCAAGCGAATGACCGCCTCGGCGCTGGATTCGGTGCCAGGATTGGGGGAACATCGCCGCAAGGCGCTGGTAACCCATTTCGGATCGATAGCCCGCCTCAAGGAGGCCACCGTCGACCAGATCACGGCCGTTCCCGGTATCGGGGTGGCCACCGCCACCGCCGTCCTGGAGGCGTTGCGGCCCGAGCAGCCCGCGGAAGCCGAATGA
- the rapZ gene encoding RNase adapter RapZ has protein sequence MDSRPDGGAGIDVVLVTGLSGAGRGTAAKVLEDLGWYVADNLPPQLITRMVDFGLAAGSRITQLAVVMDVRSRGFTGDLDEVRNELATRSIRPRVVFMEASDDMLVRRYEQNRRSHPLQGDQTLAEGIAAERRMLAPVRATADLIIDTSTLSVRGLRESIERAFGGDTGTSISVTVESFGFKYGLPMDADMVMDVRFLPNPHWVDELRPLTGQDPAVSEYVLSQPGAADFLDAYHRLLSLVVDGYRREGKRYMTVAIGCTGGKHRSVAIAEALMGLLKGNPQLSVRALHRDLGRE, from the coding sequence ATGGATTCCCGTCCAGACGGGGGGGCCGGCATCGACGTCGTGCTGGTGACCGGATTGTCCGGCGCCGGGCGGGGTACCGCCGCCAAGGTGCTCGAGGACCTCGGCTGGTATGTGGCCGACAACCTGCCGCCCCAGCTGATCACCCGCATGGTCGATTTCGGGCTGGCCGCCGGTTCGCGGATCACGCAGCTGGCGGTGGTGATGGACGTGCGGTCGCGCGGCTTCACCGGTGACCTCGACGAGGTGCGCAACGAGCTGGCCACCCGCAGCATCAGGCCGCGCGTCGTGTTCATGGAAGCATCCGACGACATGCTGGTGCGCCGCTACGAACAGAACCGCCGCAGCCACCCCCTGCAGGGCGACCAGACCCTGGCCGAGGGCATCGCCGCCGAGCGCCGGATGCTGGCCCCGGTGCGCGCCACGGCCGACCTGATCATCGACACGTCGACGCTGTCGGTGCGCGGCCTGCGGGAGAGCATCGAGCGCGCGTTCGGCGGCGACACCGGCACGTCGATCAGCGTCACGGTCGAATCGTTCGGCTTCAAGTACGGCCTGCCGATGGACGCCGACATGGTGATGGACGTCCGGTTCCTGCCCAACCCGCACTGGGTGGACGAGCTGCGTCCGCTCACCGGGCAGGACCCGGCGGTCAGCGAGTACGTGTTGAGCCAGCCCGGCGCCGCGGATTTCCTGGACGCCTACCATCGGTTGCTGTCTTTGGTCGTCGACGGTTACCGCCGGGAGGGCAAGCGCTACATGACGGTCGCCATCGGCTGCACCGGCGGCAAGCATCGCAGCGTCGCGATCGCCGAGGCGCTGATGGGGCTGCTCAAGGGCAATCCCCAATTGTCGGTGCGGGCGCTGCACCGGGATCTGGGTCGCGAATGA
- the yvcK gene encoding uridine diphosphate-N-acetylglucosamine-binding protein YvcK, producing the protein MSAPTNQGIVALGGGHGLYATLSAARRLTPHVTAVVTVADDGGSSGRLRSELDVVPPGDLRMALAALASDSPHGRLWATILQHRFGGNGALAGHPIGNLMLAGLSEVLADPVAALDELGRILGVKGRVLPMCPIALQIEADVSGLETDPRMFRLIRGQVAVATTPGKVRRVRLLPSDPPATRQAVDAIMAADLVVLGPGSWFTSVIPHVLVPGLAAALRATTARRALVLNLVAEPGETAGFSVERHLHVLAQHAPGFTVHDIIIDAERVPGEREREHLRRTATLLSAEVHFADVARPGTPLHDPGKLAAALDGVRAARKGPGASPVTAAADIRVDGASPQPGGNGPAGSGPRGDDAWR; encoded by the coding sequence ATGAGCGCGCCGACGAATCAGGGCATCGTCGCGCTCGGCGGGGGACACGGCCTGTACGCGACGTTGTCCGCGGCACGCCGGCTGACGCCTCATGTCACCGCCGTGGTGACCGTCGCCGACGACGGCGGTTCCTCTGGGCGGCTGCGCAGCGAACTCGATGTGGTGCCGCCGGGCGATCTGCGAATGGCGTTGGCGGCCTTGGCGTCCGACAGCCCGCACGGACGGTTGTGGGCGACCATCCTGCAGCACCGGTTCGGCGGCAACGGCGCGTTGGCCGGGCACCCGATCGGCAACCTGATGCTCGCCGGGCTGTCGGAGGTGCTGGCCGACCCGGTGGCCGCGCTGGACGAGCTCGGCCGCATCCTCGGCGTGAAGGGCAGGGTGTTGCCGATGTGCCCGATCGCGCTGCAGATCGAGGCCGACGTGTCCGGCCTGGAGACCGATCCGCGGATGTTCCGGCTGATCCGCGGCCAGGTGGCGGTCGCCACCACACCGGGCAAGGTGCGGCGGGTGCGGCTGCTGCCGTCCGACCCCCCGGCGACCCGGCAGGCCGTCGACGCCATCATGGCCGCCGACCTGGTGGTGCTGGGCCCCGGCTCGTGGTTCACCAGCGTGATCCCGCACGTGCTGGTGCCGGGGCTCGCGGCGGCGCTGCGGGCCACCACCGCCCGTCGCGCGCTGGTGCTCAATCTGGTGGCCGAGCCGGGGGAAACGGCGGGCTTCTCCGTCGAGCGGCATCTGCACGTGTTGGCCCAGCACGCACCGGGTTTCACCGTGCACGACATCATCATCGACGCCGAGCGCGTGCCCGGCGAGCGCGAGCGGGAGCACCTGCGCCGCACCGCGACGCTGCTTTCGGCCGAGGTCCACTTCGCCGACGTGGCCCGACCTGGTACACCTTTACATGACCCAGGCAAGCTCGCGGCGGCCCTGGACGGGGTCCGGGCGGCCCGCAAGGGTCCGGGAGCGTCCCCGGTCACGGCCGCCGCGGATATCCGGGTCGACGGTGCAAGCCCACAGCCCGGTGGCAATGGACCGGCCGGCAGCGGACCAAGGGGTGACGACGCGTGGCGATGA
- the whiA gene encoding DNA-binding protein WhiA: protein MTTEVKDELSRLVVKSVSARRAEVTSLLRFAGGLHIVGGRVVVEAEVDLGNVARRLRKDIFELYGYNAVVHVLSASGIRKTTRYVLRVANDGEALARQTGLLDNRGRPVRGLPAQVVGGSIADAEAAWRGAFLAHGSLTEPGRSSALEVSCPGPEAALALVGAARRLGVSAKAREVRGADRVVVRDGEAIGALLTRMGAQDTRLIWEERRMRREVRATANRLANFDDANLRRSARAAVAAAARVERALEILGDTVPDHLASAGKLRVEHRQASLEELGRLADPPMTKDAVAGRIRRLLSMADRKAKIEGIPDTESAVTPDLLEDA from the coding sequence ATGACGACCGAAGTCAAGGACGAGCTCAGCCGCCTGGTCGTGAAGTCGGTCAGTGCGCGTCGCGCGGAAGTGACGTCTCTGCTGCGGTTCGCCGGCGGGTTGCACATCGTCGGCGGTCGCGTGGTCGTGGAGGCCGAGGTGGACCTGGGCAACGTCGCGCGGCGGCTGCGCAAGGACATCTTCGAGCTCTACGGCTACAACGCCGTCGTGCATGTGTTGTCCGCCAGCGGGATTCGCAAGACCACCCGGTACGTGTTGCGGGTGGCCAACGACGGCGAGGCGCTGGCCCGCCAGACTGGGCTGCTCGACAACCGCGGACGCCCGGTGCGCGGTCTGCCCGCCCAGGTGGTCGGCGGCAGCATCGCGGACGCCGAAGCCGCCTGGCGCGGAGCCTTCCTTGCGCACGGGTCGCTGACCGAGCCGGGACGGTCGTCGGCGTTGGAGGTCAGCTGCCCCGGACCCGAGGCGGCGCTGGCCTTGGTCGGCGCCGCGCGCCGGCTCGGGGTCAGCGCGAAGGCCCGCGAGGTCCGCGGCGCCGACCGGGTGGTGGTGCGTGACGGCGAGGCGATCGGCGCGCTGCTGACCCGGATGGGCGCCCAGGACACCCGGCTCATCTGGGAGGAGCGCCGGATGCGCCGCGAGGTCCGGGCGACGGCCAACCGGCTGGCCAACTTCGACGACGCCAACCTGCGCCGCTCGGCGCGGGCCGCCGTCGCGGCGGCCGCCCGGGTGGAACGCGCGCTGGAGATCCTCGGCGACACCGTCCCCGACCACCTGGCCTCGGCCGGCAAGCTGCGCGTCGAGCACCGGCAGGCCTCGCTGGAGGAGCTGGGCCGGCTCGCCGACCCGCCGATGACGAAAGACGCTGTCGCGGGACGCATTCGGCGGCTGCTGTCGATGGCCGATCGCAAGGCGAAAATCGAGGGCATCCCGGACACCGAATCGGCGGTGACACCGGATCTACTGGAAGACGCGTAA